The following are encoded together in the Octopus sinensis linkage group LG15, ASM634580v1, whole genome shotgun sequence genome:
- the LOC115219811 gene encoding dephospho-CoA kinase domain-containing protein yields MYIVGLTGGIASGKTTVMDMLKNLRCNVIDAEEIANQILKPGGAGWKKIKKYFGPEAFLDNGELNRRYIANLTFSKPEKNQLFIMLIQPLIRSHIMWKVVRLFICGHQFVIINIPLLYESKMMMSYMKYTIVVNCTENQQVERLLKLGEITEMEAMSWIKIQMNLFKKSDLATFIVDNSSSREYTQGQVERIVCLLRASKAQWKSRSIFFLGFVSLSVAAAAVYYTKFK; encoded by the exons ATGTATATTGTAGGCTTAACAGGTGGTATAGCCTCAGGAAAGACTACTGTCATGGATATGTTAAAGAATCTTCGTTGTAATGTCATAGACGCTGAAGAAATTGCCAACCAAA TTCTGAAACCTGGAGGAGCTGGatggaaaaaaatcaagaaatattttGGACCTGAAGCCTTTCTTGATAATGGTGAACTTAATCGCAGGTACATTGCCAACCTTACATTTAGTAAACCTGAAAAAAATCAGCTCTTTATCATGTTGATCCAGCCCCTGATCCGGAGTCATATAATGTGGAAAGTCGTAAGGTTGTTTATCTGTG GCCATCAATTTGTTATAATTAACATTCCATTGTTATATGAAAGTAAGATGATGATGTCCTACATGAAATACACAATTGTCGTTAACTG CACTGAAAACCAGCAGGTTGAACGGCTCCTGAAACTAGGTGAAATTACAGAAATGGAAGCCATGTCTTGGATTAAAATTCAGATGAACTTGTTCAAAAAAAGTGATCTAGCCACATTCATCGTTGACAATAGCAGCAGTCGTGAGTACACACAAGGACAAGTGGAGCGTATTGTCTGTCTGTTACGTGCCTCGAAAGCCCAGTGGAAGTCTCGTTCAATTTTCTTCCTTGGCTTTGTCTCCCTGTCTGTGGCAGCAGCTGCTGTTTACTACACTAAGTTTAAGTAA